One window of the Natronomonas marina genome contains the following:
- the lonB gene encoding ATP-dependent protease LonB: protein MSNEKESDADADGRRDPTEEPRPDSGESDPDERPTPTERGADEQLGDDEELLDGSDLGSDVHVDAEVEIDEDEEDGLLGGLQIGSSEEIKVPDRLVDQVIGQDHARDIVLKAAKQRRHVMMIGSPGTGKSMLAKAMSQLLPKEELQDVLVYHNPDDGNEPKVRTVPAGKGEQIVEAHKEEARKRNQMKSFLMWIIILVVFGYAIIIAEALLLGLIAAGVIYVAFKYMSRGSDAMVPNLLVNNADQQVAPFEDATGAHAGALLGDVRHDPFQSGGMETPSHDRVEAGGIHKANKGVLFVDEINTLDIRSQQKLMTAIQEGEFAITGQSERSSGAMVQTEPVPTDFIMVAAGNLDAMENMHPALRSRIKGYGYEVYMDDTIEDSPEMRRKYARFVAQEVSNDGRLPPFTDEAIEEIILEARRRAGRKQHLSLKFRDLGGLIRVAGDIARAEDRDYTTRDDVLQAKARSRSIEQQLADDYIERRKDYELTVNEGDVVGRVNGLAVMGEDSGIVLPVMAEVTPSQGPGEVIATGQLKEMAQEAVQNVSAIIKKFSDEDISQKDVHIQFVQAGEGGVDGDSASITVAAAVISALEDVPVRQDLAMTGSLSVRGDVLPVGGVTHKIEAAAKAGLETVIIPKANEQDVMIEDEYEEQIEIVPVSHISEVLDVALAGEPEKDSLIDRLKNITGSALEQREVGGTGSPSPQ from the coding sequence ATGAGCAACGAAAAGGAATCAGACGCCGACGCCGACGGGCGTCGAGACCCGACGGAGGAGCCACGGCCGGACTCCGGGGAGTCCGACCCCGACGAGCGGCCGACTCCAACCGAGAGGGGAGCCGACGAGCAGTTGGGCGACGACGAGGAGTTGCTGGACGGCTCCGACCTCGGAAGCGACGTACACGTCGACGCCGAGGTAGAGATAGACGAAGACGAGGAGGACGGCCTCCTCGGCGGGCTCCAGATCGGCTCCAGCGAGGAGATCAAGGTTCCCGACCGGCTGGTCGACCAGGTCATCGGGCAGGATCACGCCCGCGACATCGTGCTGAAGGCGGCAAAGCAGCGCCGCCACGTCATGATGATCGGCTCCCCGGGGACCGGGAAGTCGATGCTTGCGAAGGCGATGAGCCAGCTGCTCCCCAAGGAGGAGCTGCAGGACGTGCTCGTCTACCACAACCCGGACGACGGCAACGAGCCGAAGGTCCGGACCGTGCCGGCGGGCAAGGGCGAACAGATCGTCGAGGCCCACAAGGAGGAGGCCCGCAAGCGGAACCAGATGAAGTCGTTCCTGATGTGGATCATCATCCTCGTCGTGTTCGGCTACGCCATCATCATCGCCGAAGCCCTTCTTCTGGGCCTCATCGCGGCCGGCGTCATCTACGTGGCGTTCAAGTACATGAGCCGGGGCAGCGATGCGATGGTGCCGAACCTGCTGGTCAACAACGCCGACCAGCAGGTCGCACCGTTCGAGGACGCCACTGGCGCCCACGCCGGCGCACTGCTGGGCGACGTCCGCCACGACCCCTTCCAGTCCGGGGGCATGGAGACGCCCAGCCACGACCGCGTCGAGGCCGGGGGCATCCACAAGGCCAACAAGGGCGTGCTGTTCGTCGACGAGATCAACACGCTCGACATCCGCAGCCAGCAGAAGCTGATGACGGCCATCCAGGAGGGCGAGTTCGCCATCACCGGCCAGAGCGAGCGCTCCTCGGGGGCGATGGTCCAGACCGAACCCGTCCCGACGGACTTCATCATGGTCGCAGCGGGGAACCTCGACGCCATGGAGAACATGCACCCCGCGCTGCGGTCGCGCATCAAGGGGTACGGCTACGAGGTGTACATGGACGACACCATCGAGGACAGCCCCGAGATGCGTCGCAAGTACGCCCGCTTCGTCGCGCAAGAGGTCTCCAACGACGGCCGCCTGCCGCCGTTCACCGACGAGGCCATCGAGGAGATCATCCTCGAGGCGCGCCGTCGCGCCGGCCGCAAGCAGCACCTCTCGCTGAAGTTCCGCGACCTCGGCGGGCTCATCCGCGTGGCGGGCGACATCGCTCGCGCCGAGGACCGCGACTACACGACGCGGGACGACGTCCTGCAGGCGAAGGCCCGCTCGCGCTCCATCGAGCAGCAGCTGGCCGACGACTACATCGAGCGCCGCAAGGACTACGAGCTGACCGTCAACGAGGGCGACGTCGTCGGCCGCGTCAACGGCCTGGCCGTCATGGGCGAGGACTCCGGTATCGTCCTGCCCGTCATGGCCGAGGTGACCCCGAGCCAGGGTCCCGGCGAGGTCATCGCCACCGGCCAGCTCAAGGAGATGGCACAGGAGGCCGTCCAGAACGTCTCCGCCATCATCAAGAAGTTCTCCGACGAGGACATCTCCCAGAAGGACGTTCACATCCAGTTCGTCCAGGCCGGCGAGGGCGGCGTCGACGGCGACTCCGCGTCGATTACGGTCGCCGCCGCCGTCATCTCGGCGCTGGAGGACGTCCCCGTCCGGCAGGACCTGGCGATGACCGGTTCGCTGTCGGTCCGCGGCGACGTCCTGCCCGTCGGCGGCGTCACCCACAAGATCGAGGCCGCCGCCAAGGCCGGTCTCGAGACGGTCATC
- a CDS encoding nicotinamide-nucleotide adenylyltransferase → MTRGFYIGRFQPFHQGHYAMVERISQEVDELVVGIGSADQSHTVRNPFTAGERIMMITKALVDLDVVTYAVPIEDLNRNSVWVSHVQSMSPRFDVAFSNNPLVVRLFEEAGIEVRQSPMYHREEFEGAEVRERMAAEGDWESLVPTAVVEVIDEIDGVDRLRQISASDANGEGNGDPSAD, encoded by the coding sequence ATGACCCGCGGCTTCTACATCGGCCGCTTCCAGCCCTTCCATCAGGGCCACTACGCGATGGTCGAGCGGATAAGCCAGGAGGTCGACGAACTCGTCGTCGGCATCGGCAGCGCCGACCAGTCCCACACCGTCCGTAACCCCTTCACGGCCGGCGAGCGCATCATGATGATAACGAAGGCGCTCGTCGACCTGGACGTCGTGACCTACGCCGTCCCCATCGAGGACCTCAACCGCAACTCGGTGTGGGTGAGTCACGTCCAGTCGATGAGTCCCCGGTTCGACGTGGCGTTCTCCAACAACCCGCTGGTCGTCCGTCTCTTCGAGGAGGCCGGCATCGAGGTGCGCCAGTCGCCGATGTACCACCGCGAGGAGTTCGAGGGCGCCGAAGTCCGCGAGCGCATGGCCGCCGAGGGCGACTGGGAGTCGCTGGTCCCGACCGCCGTCGTCGAGGTCATCGACGAGATAGACGGCGTCGACCGCCTCCGGCAGATAAGCGCCAGCGACGCCAACGGAGAAGGGAACGGCGACCCCTCCGCCGACTGA
- a CDS encoding SAM hydrolase/SAM-dependent halogenase family protein, translating into MITLASDFGTPYPAAMKGTILQRCDARLVDVGHDFPRQDVRTAAFWLREVLPEFPPAVHLVVVDPGVGTDRAALAVRAGDHALVGPDNGVLLPAARTLANGDRDVDAYELAVENPRSSTFHGRDVFAPGAAAVHEAGIDRLPELEGLSPAEDVVDLTFPTAERREDGATGEVLVVDDFGNAVTNVDGEVLAGLETITVNGESVAVVRSYAHADAGDRVVTVGSHGNVELAVTRGRGDEAFGVEAGDGVDLEW; encoded by the coding sequence ATGATAACGCTCGCCTCCGACTTCGGTACGCCGTACCCCGCCGCGATGAAGGGGACCATCCTGCAACGGTGTGACGCCCGGCTGGTCGACGTCGGCCACGATTTCCCAAGACAGGACGTCAGGACGGCGGCCTTCTGGCTGCGGGAGGTGCTACCGGAGTTCCCGCCCGCGGTCCACCTCGTCGTCGTCGACCCCGGCGTCGGGACCGACCGGGCGGCGCTGGCCGTCCGGGCCGGCGACCACGCCCTGGTCGGTCCCGACAACGGCGTCCTGCTGCCGGCCGCCCGCACGCTGGCCAACGGCGACCGGGACGTCGACGCCTACGAACTCGCCGTCGAGAACCCCCGGAGTTCGACGTTCCACGGCCGGGACGTTTTCGCGCCCGGCGCGGCGGCCGTCCACGAGGCCGGCATCGACCGCCTCCCGGAACTGGAGGGCCTCTCGCCCGCCGAGGACGTCGTCGACCTGACGTTCCCGACCGCCGAGCGCCGCGAGGACGGCGCCACGGGCGAGGTGCTCGTCGTCGACGACTTCGGCAACGCCGTCACCAACGTCGACGGCGAGGTGCTGGCGGGCCTGGAGACGATCACGGTGAACGGTGAATCGGTTGCGGTCGTCCGTTCGTACGCCCACGCCGACGCCGGCGACCGGGTCGTCACCGTCGGCAGCCACGGCAACGTCGAACTGGCGGTCACCCGCGGCCGCGGCGACGAGGCCTTCGGCGTCGAAGCCGGCGACGGCGTCGACCTCGAGTGGTGA
- a CDS encoding APC family permease → MSERLGLAGSVSIALGGMIGGGIFAVLGVVAQITGPATWLAFVLAGVVALCAGYSYTVLNGLVDDDGGSVTFVRCFLDDTTAAGMVGWTLLVGYVGSMGMYAVAFAEFAVGLGGVPEAVAGVPLRPVVSVAVVAAFVGLNLLGARATGSAENLLVGAKVAVLVALGVGGLVFATVVEPRPISLGVGQLPSFGPVMAAAVSFVAFQGWQLLFYDQESIVDPTETIRRAVYVSIPVAVAIYVVVGVVTTNLAREALRTHPHTALASAAEPMLGAVGYAGVGYTVVSLAALFSTGSAINATLFSSGHLAKGMVSEDLLPDRVSETGADGVPARTFLALGGITAALTVVGSLEAITAFASLSFIVVFGTVSYLALRHRDREAVNPLPPAVGVVGTAAFAPLMLYHLYRREPGTLVTVLVIAAAVVAAELLYFERAALRRELNAFEDDIEAAVDDALTGED, encoded by the coding sequence ATGAGCGAACGACTCGGCCTCGCGGGAAGCGTCTCCATCGCCCTCGGGGGTATGATCGGCGGCGGCATCTTCGCCGTCCTCGGCGTGGTCGCCCAGATAACGGGCCCGGCGACCTGGCTGGCGTTCGTGCTGGCCGGCGTCGTCGCGCTGTGTGCCGGCTACTCCTACACGGTTCTGAACGGCCTCGTCGACGACGACGGCGGGTCGGTCACCTTCGTCCGGTGCTTCCTCGACGACACGACGGCGGCGGGCATGGTCGGGTGGACGTTGCTCGTGGGGTACGTGGGTTCGATGGGGATGTACGCGGTCGCCTTCGCGGAGTTCGCGGTCGGACTCGGCGGCGTCCCGGAGGCCGTCGCCGGCGTCCCGCTTCGGCCCGTCGTCTCGGTGGCCGTCGTCGCCGCGTTCGTGGGATTGAACCTGCTCGGCGCCCGCGCGACGGGGTCGGCCGAGAACCTCCTCGTCGGGGCGAAAGTCGCGGTGCTGGTCGCGCTCGGCGTCGGCGGCCTCGTGTTCGCCACCGTCGTCGAACCGCGCCCCATCTCGCTCGGGGTCGGACAGCTACCGTCGTTCGGCCCCGTCATGGCCGCCGCCGTCTCCTTCGTGGCCTTCCAGGGCTGGCAGCTACTGTTCTACGACCAGGAGAGCATCGTCGACCCCACCGAGACGATTCGCCGGGCGGTCTACGTCTCGATTCCGGTCGCGGTGGCCATCTACGTCGTCGTCGGCGTGGTGACGACGAACCTGGCGCGGGAGGCGCTCCGCACCCACCCCCACACCGCGCTGGCCAGCGCCGCGGAGCCGATGCTCGGCGCCGTCGGCTACGCCGGCGTCGGCTACACCGTCGTGTCGCTGGCGGCGCTGTTCTCGACGGGGTCGGCCATCAACGCGACGCTGTTCTCCTCGGGGCACCTGGCGAAGGGGATGGTCTCGGAGGACCTGCTGCCCGACCGGGTGAGCGAGACGGGAGCCGACGGCGTTCCCGCCCGAACCTTTCTCGCCCTCGGCGGTATCACGGCGGCGCTGACCGTCGTCGGGAGTCTGGAGGCCATCACCGCCTTCGCGTCGCTTTCGTTCATCGTCGTCTTCGGGACCGTGAGCTACCTCGCTCTCCGGCACCGGGACCGCGAGGCGGTCAATCCGCTGCCGCCCGCGGTCGGCGTCGTCGGGACGGCCGCCTTCGCGCCGCTGATGCTGTATCACCTCTACCGGCGCGAACCGGGGACGCTCGTCACCGTCCTCGTCATCGCGGCGGCCGTCGTCGCGGCCGAACTGCTGTACTTCGAGCGGGCCGCCCTCCGCCGAGAACTGAACGCCTTCGAGGACGACATCGAGGCAGCCGTCGACGACGCCCTCACCGGCGAGGACTGA
- a CDS encoding DUF7522 family protein — translation MSNGNVPEEQRTELISAARTVVGDELRSLTYFTEEEFEQLYLRDDLDRTADLVGFAENERLGFRSQQAYKGSELGRYQFTIRVFETGYLTRVIGGEHGVWVTTDPMKIDRFEELASSLASVLREF, via the coding sequence ATGAGTAACGGTAACGTACCTGAAGAACAGCGAACGGAACTGATCAGCGCTGCTCGCACCGTGGTTGGCGACGAACTCCGCAGTCTCACGTACTTCACCGAGGAAGAGTTCGAGCAACTGTACCTCCGGGACGATCTCGATCGAACCGCTGATCTCGTCGGCTTCGCGGAGAACGAACGCCTCGGGTTCCGTTCTCAACAGGCGTACAAGGGGTCCGAACTCGGCCGGTACCAGTTCACGATCCGCGTGTTCGAAACCGGTTACCTGACCCGGGTGATCGGTGGCGAGCACGGAGTCTGGGTCACGACGGACCCGATGAAGATAGATCGGTTCGAGGAACTCGCGAGTTCGCTCGCGTCCGTCCTGCGGGAGTTCTGA
- the thsA gene encoding thermosome subunit alpha, which produces MSQQMRQRRGQPLFILDEDTERTRGKDAQSSNIQAGKAVSESVRTTLGPRGMDKMLVSDSGDVVITNDGATILQEMDIEHPAAQMIVEVAETQEEEVGDGTTTASVLAGQLLAQAEDLLDDDVHPTTIVEGYQQAAQFALEAIDEQTLADDVDDDELAAVAESSMTGKGTGDIDAQALAETIVSAVRQVQTGAGVDRDAITIRTQTGAGASATELVQGVISEEEPLHEDMPRDLTDASIAVLDLDLEVREAEIDAEYDISNVDQLNAAIEAEEGELRGYAEQVADAGVDVAFVTGDVEDIVGSYLAKDGVLAFDSVDDDEARSIARATGARTVGTLSDLSSDALGRADSVSVQRFGDDELAFIEGGAAAETVTVFARGGTEHVADELERALNDALDVATVALDAGGVVPGAGATEIAIADHIRSSSASVEGRKQLAIDAFADAVDVLPRTLAENTGMDPIDALVDLRTTHDAEGRAGLISEGQTGHVGDPVEYGILDPAAVKREAVESATEAATMIARIDDVISAQ; this is translated from the coding sequence ATGTCACAGCAGATGCGCCAGCGGCGCGGTCAGCCGCTCTTCATTCTCGACGAGGACACCGAACGGACGCGAGGGAAGGACGCCCAGTCGTCCAACATCCAGGCCGGCAAGGCCGTAAGCGAGTCCGTCCGGACCACGCTCGGCCCGCGAGGGATGGACAAGATGCTCGTCTCCGACTCCGGGGACGTCGTCATCACCAACGACGGCGCCACCATCCTCCAGGAGATGGACATCGAGCACCCGGCGGCCCAGATGATCGTCGAGGTCGCCGAGACACAGGAGGAGGAGGTCGGCGACGGCACGACCACCGCCTCCGTCCTGGCCGGCCAGCTCCTCGCGCAGGCCGAGGACCTGCTCGACGACGACGTCCACCCGACGACCATCGTCGAGGGCTACCAGCAGGCCGCACAGTTCGCACTCGAGGCCATCGACGAGCAGACGCTCGCCGACGACGTCGACGACGACGAACTGGCCGCCGTCGCCGAGTCCTCGATGACCGGCAAGGGCACCGGCGACATCGACGCCCAGGCGCTGGCCGAGACCATCGTCTCGGCCGTCCGGCAGGTCCAGACCGGCGCCGGCGTCGACCGCGACGCCATCACCATCCGCACACAGACGGGCGCGGGCGCCTCCGCGACCGAACTGGTCCAGGGCGTCATCAGCGAGGAGGAGCCCCTCCACGAGGACATGCCCCGCGACCTCACCGACGCGAGCATCGCCGTCCTCGACCTCGATCTGGAGGTCCGGGAGGCCGAAATCGACGCCGAGTACGACATCTCCAACGTCGACCAGCTCAACGCCGCCATCGAGGCCGAGGAGGGCGAACTCCGCGGCTACGCCGAGCAGGTAGCCGACGCCGGCGTCGACGTCGCCTTCGTCACCGGCGACGTCGAGGACATCGTCGGCTCCTACCTCGCCAAGGACGGCGTGCTGGCCTTCGACTCCGTCGACGACGACGAGGCCCGCTCCATCGCGCGGGCGACCGGCGCCCGCACCGTCGGCACGCTGAGCGACCTCTCGAGTGACGCGCTCGGGCGGGCCGACAGCGTCTCCGTCCAGCGGTTCGGCGACGACGAACTCGCCTTCATCGAGGGTGGCGCGGCCGCCGAGACCGTCACCGTCTTCGCCCGCGGCGGCACCGAACACGTCGCCGACGAACTCGAGCGCGCGCTGAACGACGCCCTGGATGTCGCCACCGTCGCGCTCGACGCCGGCGGCGTCGTCCCCGGCGCCGGCGCGACCGAAATCGCCATCGCCGACCACATCCGCTCGTCGTCCGCCAGCGTCGAGGGCCGCAAGCAACTGGCCATCGACGCCTTCGCCGACGCCGTCGACGTGCTGCCGCGCACGCTCGCGGAGAACACCGGCATGGACCCCATCGACGCGCTGGTGGACCTCCGAACGACGCACGACGCCGAGGGCCGCGCCGGCCTCATCAGCGAGGGCCAGACCGGCCACGTCGGCGACCCCGTCGAGTACGGCATCCTCGACCCCGCCGCCGTCAAGCGCGAGGCCGTCGAGTCCGCCACCGAGGCGGCGACGATGATCGCCCGCATCGACGACGTGATTAGCGCGCAGTAA
- a CDS encoding glycosyltransferase family 2 protein, translating into MDVSVVVPTLNERDRLEGCLDALSADAPDEVIVVNGPSTDGTSGMVRDRDDVDVLVEIDGRNVNTSRNAGLDRARGDAIAYLVPTVRVEDGWADAIRGTLADAGVVTGPTHEELRAGVATDSVETRAIRGRSVTYFNGGNAAFSREVLEDLDGFDENLETGGARDAAHRVAGLGYGVAWASEMCVSRETATDGGRTERDWRKRYHSLAYRLAKNYGLHPTVPFRTGRHAVADAAATLRDVAGGEARPTTWLGNGRDVLLGATRGYADGIRARYADRSPRRNPRGWSNRTDRAVAVYDKR; encoded by the coding sequence ATGGACGTCTCGGTGGTCGTGCCGACGCTCAACGAGCGCGACCGGCTGGAGGGCTGTCTCGACGCCCTGTCAGCGGACGCCCCCGACGAGGTCATCGTCGTCAACGGCCCGTCCACCGACGGCACCAGCGGAATGGTGCGGGACCGCGACGACGTGGACGTACTCGTCGAAATCGACGGCCGGAACGTCAACACCAGCCGGAACGCTGGCCTCGACCGGGCGCGCGGCGACGCCATCGCCTACCTCGTCCCGACGGTCCGCGTCGAGGACGGCTGGGCCGACGCCATCAGGGGAACGCTCGCCGACGCCGGCGTCGTGACGGGGCCGACCCACGAGGAGTTGCGGGCCGGCGTCGCCACCGACAGCGTCGAGACCCGGGCCATCCGGGGGCGGTCGGTGACCTACTTCAACGGCGGCAACGCGGCCTTCTCCCGGGAGGTGCTGGAGGACCTGGACGGCTTCGACGAGAACCTCGAGACCGGCGGCGCCCGCGACGCCGCCCACCGGGTCGCCGGTCTCGGCTACGGGGTCGCGTGGGCCTCCGAGATGTGCGTCTCGCGAGAGACCGCGACGGACGGCGGGCGGACCGAACGGGACTGGCGGAAGCGGTACCACTCGCTCGCCTATCGACTGGCGAAGAACTACGGGCTCCACCCGACCGTCCCGTTCCGGACCGGCCGCCACGCGGTCGCCGACGCCGCCGCCACGCTCCGGGACGTCGCCGGCGGCGAGGCCCGCCCGACGACGTGGCTCGGCAACGGCCGCGACGTCCTTCTGGGGGCCACGAGGGGCTACGCCGACGGCATCCGGGCCCGCTACGCCGACCGCTCGCCCCGGCGGAACCCCCGCGGGTGGAGCAACCGAACCGACCGCGCGGTCGCGGTCTACGACAAGCGGTGA
- a CDS encoding class I SAM-dependent methyltransferase, whose protein sequence is MKGQEWYQEHDIAEAYDDKRFSRGGRFIDRREKEAVLDALSPVDEKRILEVACGTGRFTVTLADRGADIVGVDISEAMLEQGRMKARAAGVDGAIEFMQADAGRLPFPDDCFDSVFAMRFFHLAPDPEGFMAELRRVSKGQVFFDTFKRYSTRSIYNWALPMGSRLYSEREVRELLVGADLELVDASHDFVVPYGFYRQVPGWIASPFRALDTAVGRSPIGDHLASVSYWEAHVPG, encoded by the coding sequence GTGAAGGGACAGGAGTGGTACCAGGAGCACGACATCGCGGAAGCGTACGACGACAAGCGCTTCTCGCGGGGGGGACGGTTCATCGACCGTCGGGAGAAGGAGGCCGTACTCGACGCCCTGTCGCCCGTCGACGAAAAGCGGATCCTCGAGGTGGCCTGCGGGACGGGGCGGTTCACCGTCACCCTCGCCGACCGGGGCGCCGACATCGTCGGCGTGGACATCTCCGAGGCGATGCTCGAGCAGGGCCGGATGAAGGCCCGGGCCGCGGGCGTCGACGGGGCCATCGAGTTCATGCAGGCCGACGCCGGTCGGCTTCCGTTTCCCGACGACTGCTTCGATTCGGTGTTTGCGATGCGGTTTTTCCACCTCGCCCCCGACCCGGAGGGGTTCATGGCGGAACTCCGGCGCGTCTCGAAGGGACAGGTGTTCTTCGACACGTTCAAGCGGTACTCCACCCGCTCGATATACAACTGGGCGCTCCCGATGGGGTCGCGGCTCTACTCCGAGCGGGAGGTCCGGGAACTGCTCGTCGGCGCCGACCTCGAACTTGTCGACGCCAGCCACGACTTCGTCGTCCCGTACGGCTTCTACCGGCAGGTCCCGGGCTGGATCGCCAGCCCGTTCCGGGCGCTCGACACCGCGGTCGGACGGTCGCCCATCGGCGACCACCTCGCGTCGGTCTCCTACTGGGAGGCCCACGTCCCCGGGTGA
- a CDS encoding PPOX class F420-dependent oxidoreductase: protein MGSIPDGYHDLFEKRTFAHLSTVMPDETPQSTPVWVDYDADADRVLVNTARGRLKERNVRRDPSVGVSMCDPEDPYRYVSVRGEVAALTEDGAVEHIDELARRYMDVSEYPNHGEESGARVILEIRPDHVVARGD from the coding sequence ATGGGTTCGATCCCGGACGGATACCACGACCTCTTCGAGAAGCGAACGTTCGCCCACCTCTCGACGGTGATGCCGGACGAGACGCCGCAGTCGACGCCGGTGTGGGTCGACTACGACGCCGACGCTGATCGCGTCCTGGTGAACACCGCCCGCGGGCGCCTGAAGGAGCGAAACGTCCGACGCGACCCCTCGGTCGGGGTCAGCATGTGCGACCCCGAGGACCCCTACCGGTACGTCTCGGTGCGCGGCGAGGTGGCGGCGCTGACCGAGGACGGCGCCGTCGAGCACATCGACGAACTGGCCCGGCGGTACATGGACGTCTCCGAGTACCCGAACCACGGCGAGGAGTCGGGCGCGCGAGTGATTCTCGAGATTCGACCGGACCACGTCGTCGCGCGGGGCGACTGA
- a CDS encoding MarR family transcriptional regulator, protein MSTTTEERSRPADSPLADPEFRDRLRELPPSAKLVAKVLEGASPLSQGQLAEESLLPDRTVRYALNRLEEEDLVDSRYSFHDARKQVYFLVN, encoded by the coding sequence ATGAGCACGACCACGGAGGAACGCTCACGCCCAGCCGACTCACCGTTGGCGGACCCCGAGTTCCGGGACCGCCTCCGCGAACTGCCCCCGAGCGCGAAACTCGTCGCCAAGGTGCTGGAGGGCGCCTCGCCGCTGTCGCAGGGACAGCTGGCCGAGGAGTCGCTGCTGCCCGACCGGACCGTCCGCTACGCGCTGAACCGCCTCGAGGAGGAGGACCTCGTCGACTCCCGGTACTCCTTCCACGACGCCCGGAAGCAGGTCTACTTCCTCGTCAACTGA
- a CDS encoding MBL fold metallo-hydrolase encodes MHVERVPVEVSTRAPTGTTACYVLGSADALLVDPPAPDDRIEAELDRVGAVAVTHHHPDHVGAVAEYADAADATVWCRLGREDEFVEATGAAPDRTFAEGTTIETGDGPVVVRDTPGHAPEHVAFETPDALVAGDLAVAEGSVVVAPPEGDVRAYLASLRRVLGLAPDRILPAHGPVIDDPRATCERLIDHRLDRERRVLAAVEAGNRTVEDLLDAAYDKDLTGVRDMAAGTVRGHLEKLAVEGRVRWDGAHADPA; translated from the coding sequence ATGCACGTCGAGCGCGTTCCCGTCGAGGTGTCCACCCGGGCGCCGACCGGCACCACCGCCTGCTACGTCCTCGGGTCCGCGGACGCCCTGCTCGTCGACCCGCCCGCTCCCGACGACCGCATCGAGGCCGAACTGGACCGCGTCGGCGCCGTCGCCGTCACCCACCACCACCCCGACCACGTCGGCGCGGTCGCCGAGTACGCAGACGCCGCCGACGCGACCGTCTGGTGTCGGCTGGGCCGCGAGGACGAGTTCGTCGAGGCGACCGGCGCCGCCCCCGACCGGACGTTCGCCGAGGGAACCACGATCGAGACGGGCGACGGCCCCGTCGTGGTGCGGGACACACCGGGACACGCCCCCGAGCACGTCGCCTTCGAGACGCCCGACGCGCTCGTCGCCGGCGACCTCGCTGTCGCCGAAGGCAGCGTCGTCGTCGCACCGCCGGAGGGCGACGTACGAGCCTACCTCGCCTCCCTGCGACGAGTGCTCGGCCTCGCGCCCGACCGCATCCTGCCCGCCCACGGCCCCGTCATCGACGACCCGAGAGCGACCTGCGAGCGGCTCATCGACCACCGCCTCGACCGCGAGCGGCGCGTCCTCGCCGCCGTCGAGGCCGGCAACCGCACTGTCGAGGACCTCCTCGATGCCGCCTACGACAAGGACCTCACCGGCGTCCGGGACATGGCCGCCGGCACGGTCCGCGGCCACCTCGAGAAACTGGCCGTCGAGGGCCGCGTCCGCTGGGACGGCGCCCACGCCGACCCCGCCTAG